A genomic region of Mesobacillus jeotgali contains the following coding sequences:
- the udk gene encoding uridine kinase, whose translation MDRKPVVIGVAGGSGSGKTSVTKAIYDSFKGHSILMIEQDYYYKDQSHLPMEERLKTNYDHPLAFDNDLLIEHIQKLLRYEAIDKPVYDYAVHTRSSEVVHVEPKDVIILEGILILEDERLRNLMDIKLYVDTDADLRIIRRLLRDIKERGRSMDSVIEQYVNVVRPMHNQFIEPTKRYADVIIPEGGHNHVAIDLMVTKIQTILEQKSFL comes from the coding sequence ATGGACCGCAAACCTGTTGTAATTGGCGTAGCCGGCGGCTCCGGCTCAGGAAAGACTAGTGTAACTAAAGCGATCTACGATAGCTTTAAAGGCCACTCAATCCTGATGATTGAACAAGACTACTATTATAAAGACCAAAGCCATCTGCCAATGGAAGAGCGTTTAAAGACAAATTATGACCATCCACTGGCATTTGACAATGACCTTTTGATAGAACATATCCAAAAGCTGCTTCGCTATGAAGCGATTGATAAGCCAGTTTATGATTATGCTGTCCATACAAGGTCCAGCGAGGTTGTCCATGTTGAACCAAAAGACGTGATCATTCTTGAAGGAATCCTGATCCTTGAAGATGAGAGACTGCGCAACTTGATGGATATCAAGCTCTATGTTGATACAGATGCAGATTTGAGGATCATCCGCAGGCTGCTTCGTGACATAAAGGAGCGTGGCCGTTCAATGGATTCTGTCATCGAACAGTACGTGAATGTTGTCAGGCCGATGCATAACCAGTTCATCGAGCCGACGAAGCGTTACGCAGATGTCATTATCCCCGAGGGCGGACATAACCATGTGGCAATTGACCTGATGGTAACAAAAATTCAAACAATTCTTGAACAAAAATCATTTTTGTGA
- a CDS encoding 5'-methylthioadenosine/adenosylhomocysteine nucleosidase, producing the protein MSRIGIIGAMDEEIQHILDAMKDYEEKKKAGITFYVGTFNGYDVVLCKSGVGKVNASVCTQILVDEFAASNIVFTGVAGAVNPNLKIGDIVVSTDCVQHDMDVRALGFKLGEIPYTEVSTFKADERLVDLAITASKEIVGDKKIVSGRILSGDQFIADRDKVKFLHEELNGYCTEMEGAAVGQVCSMNNIPFVIIRSMSDQADGSADVNFLEFTKLASKNSFEIVNEMIKNWNL; encoded by the coding sequence ATGAGCAGAATTGGTATTATAGGTGCAATGGATGAAGAAATTCAGCATATCCTCGACGCTATGAAAGACTATGAGGAAAAAAAGAAAGCAGGCATCACCTTTTATGTCGGCACTTTCAACGGGTATGACGTTGTGCTTTGTAAGTCAGGTGTAGGGAAAGTTAACGCAAGCGTATGTACTCAAATTTTGGTTGATGAATTCGCTGCGTCCAATATTGTTTTTACGGGTGTTGCCGGTGCTGTTAACCCCAACCTGAAAATAGGTGATATCGTCGTTTCAACTGATTGTGTACAGCACGATATGGACGTACGTGCATTAGGTTTCAAGCTAGGGGAAATCCCTTATACAGAAGTATCTACATTTAAAGCTGACGAGCGACTGGTGGATTTGGCGATCACGGCGAGCAAAGAAATTGTAGGTGACAAGAAAATCGTCAGCGGCAGAATTTTGTCAGGCGACCAATTCATCGCCGATCGAGATAAAGTGAAATTCCTTCATGAGGAGCTTAATGGTTATTGTACAGAAATGGAAGGGGCAGCCGTTGGACAGGTATGCAGCATGAACAACATTCCATTCGTGATCATTAGGTCCATGTCTGACCAGGCAGATGGCTCAGCAGACGTGAACTTCCTGGAATTCACGAAACTCGCCTCCAAGAACTCTTTTGAAATCGTCAATGAGATGATTAAAAACTGGAATCTTTAA
- a CDS encoding amidohydrolase family protein, translated as MARKLLYNGTIVTSNTNNEVIENGAIGIEDEKIIYVGVTPEDFASYDEKVDLKGNILLPGLVNTHGHTPMSLLRGYADDLHLQTWLEEKIWPLEAKYTPEHAKWGAKLSILEMIRTGTTTFVDMYDNMDEIAKAVDEAGIRGVLCRGVIGFGSDDLRQSKLKEAADFAKSWNNGAGGRITTMLSPHSPYTCSPEYISQIIDKSVELNVPLHTHMSETKFEVEKNIEDFGATPVVHLDNLGFFDRPSLVAHAVHVSDEDIEILAEKDVKVSHNVISNLKLGSGIAPIGKMLEKGVTVSLGTDSVASNNNLDLFEELKAAATIHKGVARDATVITAQQALRMATIQGAESLWLEKRTGSLEVGKDADFIVVNANQSFFYPKHNPVSHLVYSGSGRDVKDVYVQGKQILDNGQFKTIDEEKVLFEANRMSKLLS; from the coding sequence ATGGCAAGAAAGTTATTATATAACGGCACCATCGTTACGAGTAACACAAATAATGAAGTGATCGAAAATGGTGCTATTGGCATTGAAGATGAAAAAATCATTTATGTGGGAGTGACACCTGAAGATTTTGCTTCTTACGATGAAAAAGTAGATTTAAAAGGCAATATTCTTCTTCCAGGCCTGGTCAATACGCATGGACATACACCCATGTCTTTGCTAAGAGGGTATGCAGATGATTTACATTTGCAAACATGGCTGGAAGAAAAAATTTGGCCGCTTGAAGCAAAATACACACCTGAGCATGCAAAATGGGGCGCCAAACTTTCTATCCTTGAAATGATCCGTACAGGCACAACGACTTTTGTTGATATGTATGACAATATGGATGAGATCGCAAAGGCGGTTGATGAAGCAGGAATACGTGGAGTACTGTGCCGCGGTGTGATTGGCTTTGGATCGGATGATCTTCGACAAAGCAAGCTAAAGGAAGCGGCGGACTTTGCGAAAAGCTGGAATAATGGCGCTGGTGGTCGTATTACGACTATGCTTTCACCGCATTCCCCTTATACTTGCTCACCAGAGTATATCTCACAAATCATTGATAAATCAGTCGAACTGAATGTACCTCTGCATACGCATATGTCTGAAACGAAATTTGAAGTAGAGAAGAATATCGAGGACTTTGGTGCAACACCAGTAGTACACCTGGACAACCTTGGTTTTTTTGACCGGCCCTCATTGGTGGCACATGCTGTCCATGTGAGCGACGAGGATATTGAAATCCTTGCAGAAAAAGATGTTAAAGTATCTCATAATGTGATCAGTAATCTCAAATTGGGCAGCGGAATTGCCCCGATTGGCAAGATGCTTGAAAAGGGAGTTACAGTCAGCCTTGGTACAGATAGCGTCGCTTCAAACAATAACCTGGATTTATTTGAAGAACTGAAAGCTGCAGCGACAATCCATAAAGGAGTAGCCAGGGACGCAACTGTAATAACTGCACAGCAAGCCTTAAGAATGGCGACCATCCAGGGAGCAGAATCTCTTTGGCTTGAAAAACGGACCGGATCGCTGGAAGTTGGCAAAGATGCAGATTTTATTGTCGTCAACGCCAATCAGTCATTCTTTTATCCTAAGCATAACCCAGTATCCCATCTTGTTTATTCCGGATCTGGACGGGATGTCAAGGATGTCTATGTCCAGGGAAAACAAATTCTAGATAATGGGCAGTTCAAAACGATTGATGAAGAAAAAGTACTTTTTGAAGCTAACAGAATGTCAAAACTACTTTCATAA
- a CDS encoding DUF1510 family protein, whose product MKHDYDNLNEGTRSGKRSKRRKTNLILNSLIVVVILLIGIVSFNIFFSNDEGAADQNDVAAPSDKDDSKDTGKKNDLKDSDKNEDSATEDTESEEADEESAEDEELAEPIVTEGGSDANVKQTIENPEWKPVGTTQSGEHNTVFDQNAVDWQEMILAYSYATGIDKNNMTVWWNENGGAPNTAVGTISEKGSDQTFRVSIQWVDGEGWKPVKVEELIANDKR is encoded by the coding sequence TTGAAGCACGATTATGACAACCTAAATGAGGGGACACGTTCAGGAAAAAGATCCAAGCGCAGAAAAACGAACCTTATTTTAAATAGCTTGATTGTCGTCGTTATTTTGTTGATTGGAATTGTCTCTTTTAACATTTTTTTCAGCAATGATGAAGGGGCAGCCGACCAGAACGATGTTGCAGCCCCTTCAGACAAAGATGACAGCAAAGATACTGGCAAAAAGAATGACCTTAAAGATTCTGATAAAAATGAGGATAGTGCAACAGAAGATACCGAGTCCGAAGAAGCAGATGAGGAATCTGCAGAGGATGAGGAATTGGCTGAACCAATCGTGACAGAAGGCGGCAGTGATGCCAATGTCAAACAGACGATTGAGAATCCTGAATGGAAGCCGGTTGGAACAACCCAATCTGGAGAACATAATACAGTTTTTGACCAAAATGCCGTTGATTGGCAGGAAATGATTCTTGCCTATTCATATGCTACCGGGATTGATAAGAATAACATGACGGTTTGGTGGAATGAAAATGGCGGTGCACCTAATACCGCGGTAGGAACCATCTCTGAAAAGGGAAGTGACCAGACGTTTAGGGTATCGATTCAATGGGTGGACGGCGAGGGCTGGAAACCTGTTAAAGTAGAAGAATTGATCGCAAATGATAAGAGATAA
- a CDS encoding YrhC family protein, giving the protein MIDLDAKQLYDKMVDFKQFATVLLAVGVFFYLGTIIPSETKVMTDIYIATGASVGFLAGSVSFFSIAKKFRSQLIETEEGQELLMKK; this is encoded by the coding sequence GTGATAGATTTGGACGCTAAACAACTCTATGATAAAATGGTTGATTTTAAACAATTTGCAACTGTACTTCTTGCTGTAGGAGTATTCTTTTACCTCGGTACGATCATTCCGTCTGAAACGAAAGTGATGACAGATATATATATTGCAACAGGTGCATCTGTTGGTTTCCTTGCTGGTTCGGTGTCATTCTTTTCAATCGCTAAGAAATTCCGTAGCCAGCTGATTGAAACTGAAGAAGGCCAGGAATTATTGATGAAGAAATAA
- the greA gene encoding transcription elongation factor GreA, with protein sequence MATEKVFPMTQAGKEKLEQELEQLKTVKRKEVVERIKIARSFGDLSENSEYDSAKEEQAFVEGRITTLENMIRNAKIIQEDEVSTDAVSLGRTVAFIELPDGDEESYTIVGSAEADPFEGKISNDSPIAKSLMGKKVGDEVTVQTPGGEMNVRITTIK encoded by the coding sequence TTGGCTACAGAAAAAGTTTTTCCTATGACACAGGCAGGAAAAGAAAAGCTGGAACAAGAATTGGAACAATTGAAAACGGTAAAACGTAAAGAAGTTGTTGAGAGAATCAAGATCGCGCGCAGCTTTGGCGACCTTTCAGAGAACTCTGAGTATGATTCAGCCAAAGAAGAGCAAGCCTTTGTCGAAGGCCGTATTACGACTCTTGAAAATATGATCCGCAATGCAAAGATCATCCAGGAAGATGAAGTAAGCACAGATGCAGTCAGCCTTGGCCGCACAGTGGCTTTTATCGAGCTTCCTGATGGCGATGAAGAATCCTATACAATCGTGGGAAGCGCTGAAGCTGACCCATTTGAAGGCAAGATCTCAAACGACTCTCCGATTGCCAAAAGCTTGATGGGCAAAAAAGTTGGAGATGAAGTGACTGTCCAGACTCCTGGCGGTGAAATGAACGTTCGTATCACGACAATTAAGTAA
- a CDS encoding peptidase U32 family protein yields MNKPELLVTPKSVEDIIPLAEAGADAFLIGEQKFGLRLAGEFNREDVKQAIELAHSKGKKVYVAMNALFHNEKVDLLGDYLTFLKDVHADGVTFGDPAVLMAAKEYAPEIKLHWSTETTGTNWYTCNYWGRKGAKRAVLAREINMDAIVEIKENAEVEIEVQVHGMMNMFQSKRPLLGHYFEYQGKALEVENRKQERNMFLHDKERENKYPIFEDENGTHIMSPNDICIIDELTELVEAGVDSFKIDGILKSPEYILEVTKLYRKAIDLAVEAPDQYDEEKDGLLEAAEELQPPNRPLDTGFFFKETVY; encoded by the coding sequence ATGAATAAACCTGAATTATTGGTAACTCCAAAGAGTGTTGAGGATATTATTCCACTGGCGGAGGCAGGAGCAGATGCTTTCTTGATTGGTGAACAGAAATTCGGCCTGCGGCTCGCTGGTGAATTTAACCGTGAAGACGTAAAGCAGGCAATCGAACTTGCACATTCCAAAGGCAAGAAAGTTTATGTCGCTATGAACGCGTTGTTCCACAATGAAAAAGTGGACTTGCTTGGTGATTACCTGACTTTCCTTAAGGATGTACATGCAGACGGAGTCACTTTCGGCGACCCAGCAGTACTGATGGCTGCAAAGGAATATGCCCCTGAGATAAAGTTGCATTGGAGCACGGAAACAACAGGCACGAACTGGTATACTTGCAACTATTGGGGCAGGAAGGGTGCAAAACGTGCCGTTCTTGCAAGGGAAATCAATATGGACGCTATTGTTGAGATCAAGGAAAATGCCGAGGTTGAAATAGAGGTGCAGGTCCACGGAATGATGAACATGTTCCAATCTAAACGCCCACTGCTCGGACATTACTTTGAATACCAAGGCAAAGCGCTCGAAGTTGAGAACCGCAAACAAGAACGCAATATGTTCCTTCATGATAAAGAGCGAGAAAATAAATACCCTATTTTCGAGGATGAAAATGGCACTCATATCATGAGTCCGAACGATATTTGCATTATTGATGAACTAACGGAGCTTGTGGAAGCCGGTGTCGATTCTTTTAAAATTGACGGCATCCTGAAGAGCCCTGAATATATTTTGGAAGTTACAAAGCTTTATCGCAAAGCCATTGATTTGGCTGTTGAAGCTCCAGACCAATATGACGAAGAAAAAGACGGCTTGCTTGAAGCAGCGGAAGAACTGCAGCCGCCAAACCGCCCACTGGATACAGGATTCTTTTTCAAAGAGACGGTTTATTAA
- a CDS encoding peptidase U32 family protein: protein MTAVGDKISQIVDGKRVIVKKPELLAPAGNLEKLKIAVQYGADAVFIGGQEYGLRSNADNFTFEEMKEGVEFAKKYGAKIYVTTNIFAHNENIDGLEDYLLGLKGAGVHGIIVADPLIIETCRRVAPEIEVHLSTQQSLSNWKAVQFWKEEGLERVVLARETSADEIKEMKEKVDIEIETFIHGAMCIAYSGRCTLSNHMTARDSNRGGCCQSCRWDYDLYTLEGNEENALFAEGDSPFAMSPKDLKLIESIPRMIELGIDSLKIEGRMKSIHYIATVVSVYRKVIDAYCADPENFVIKQEWLEELDKCANRETATAFFEGVPGYKEQMFGNHSKKTTFDFAGLVLDYNAETQMVTLQQRNYFKPGDEVEFFGPEIENFTHVVEKIWDEDGNELDVARHPLQIVKFKMDKPVYPNNMMRKEK, encoded by the coding sequence ATGACAGCAGTAGGAGATAAAATCTCGCAAATTGTTGACGGGAAGCGTGTGATCGTGAAAAAACCAGAACTGCTTGCTCCAGCCGGTAATCTTGAAAAACTTAAGATTGCGGTCCAGTATGGTGCAGATGCCGTCTTTATTGGCGGGCAGGAGTATGGATTGCGCTCTAACGCAGATAATTTTACGTTTGAAGAAATGAAGGAAGGCGTAGAGTTCGCCAAGAAGTATGGAGCAAAAATTTATGTTACAACAAACATCTTTGCACATAATGAGAACATCGATGGTCTCGAAGACTATCTGTTGGGATTAAAGGGAGCTGGCGTTCATGGCATTATCGTAGCTGATCCTTTGATTATCGAAACTTGCCGCAGGGTTGCTCCTGAGATTGAAGTTCACTTGAGCACACAGCAATCCCTTTCAAACTGGAAGGCTGTTCAGTTTTGGAAGGAAGAAGGCCTTGAGCGTGTCGTTCTTGCGCGTGAGACAAGTGCTGATGAAATCAAGGAAATGAAGGAAAAAGTAGATATCGAAATTGAAACCTTCATCCATGGAGCAATGTGTATTGCATACTCAGGTCGCTGTACATTGAGCAATCATATGACAGCACGTGATTCTAACCGCGGCGGCTGCTGCCAGTCTTGCCGCTGGGACTATGACTTGTACACACTTGAAGGAAATGAAGAAAACGCCTTGTTTGCTGAAGGTGACTCTCCATTTGCGATGAGCCCAAAGGATCTTAAGCTGATCGAATCGATCCCACGCATGATCGAGCTTGGCATCGACAGCCTTAAAATCGAAGGCCGCATGAAGTCGATTCACTATATCGCAACGGTAGTCAGCGTATACCGCAAAGTGATTGATGCTTATTGCGCAGACCCTGAGAACTTTGTCATCAAGCAGGAATGGCTTGAAGAATTGGACAAATGTGCGAACCGTGAGACAGCAACTGCCTTCTTTGAGGGAGTTCCTGGGTATAAAGAGCAAATGTTTGGAAACCATAGCAAAAAGACAACTTTCGATTTTGCCGGGCTTGTGCTTGATTATAATGCTGAGACGCAAATGGTAACACTTCAGCAAAGAAACTACTTCAAGCCAGGTGACGAGGTTGAATTCTTTGGCCCAGAAATCGAGAACTTCACTCATGTCGTTGAGAAGATTTGGGATGAAGATGGCAATGAGCTGGATGTAGCCCGCCATCCTTTACAAATCGTCAAGTTCAAGATGGACAAGCCTGTCTACCCAAATAACATGATGCGGAAGGAGAAGTAA
- a CDS encoding O-methyltransferase, whose translation MLSQELQNYIDSLIQPRNGLLAEMEEYAHQNGVPIMEPSGIETMLQLLRIQQPEAVLEVGTAIGYSALRMAFALPQTKIVTLERDQERFTLAVDYIKRADMQQQIIPISGDALELEEEVASHAPFDAIFIDAAKGQYKRFFEMYSRYLKPGGMIITDNVLFKGLVYNQEADSRRLRSLVKKIDEFNRWLTANQEYDTVILPIGDGIAVSKKR comes from the coding sequence TTGCTTAGTCAAGAGCTGCAAAATTATATAGATTCTTTAATACAGCCCAGGAATGGCCTCCTTGCTGAGATGGAGGAATATGCCCATCAAAATGGAGTTCCCATCATGGAGCCGTCAGGTATCGAAACCATGCTGCAGTTGTTGAGAATACAGCAGCCGGAAGCGGTCCTGGAGGTAGGGACGGCAATTGGCTATTCAGCATTAAGGATGGCATTCGCCCTGCCGCAAACAAAGATCGTCACTTTGGAACGTGATCAGGAACGGTTTACGCTTGCTGTTGATTATATTAAGAGGGCAGACATGCAACAGCAGATCATCCCAATCAGTGGTGATGCGCTTGAGCTTGAAGAGGAAGTTGCCAGCCATGCCCCATTTGATGCAATTTTTATTGATGCGGCAAAAGGTCAGTATAAGCGCTTTTTCGAAATGTACTCCCGGTATTTAAAACCAGGAGGAATGATCATTACGGATAATGTCCTTTTTAAAGGGCTTGTATATAATCAGGAAGCTGATAGCAGAAGACTTCGCAGCCTGGTTAAAAAAATAGACGAATTCAACCGCTGGCTCACAGCCAATCAAGAGTATGATACAGTCATCCTTCCGATTGGCGATGGCATAGCGGTTAGTAAGAAGAGGTGA
- a CDS encoding DUF1292 domain-containing protein, translated as MDHGENNITVVDENGNEQLCEVLFTFDSDEFGKSYVLYYPVGAEDNDDEEIEIHASAFTPSEDNEDGELMPIETDAEWDMIEEMLETFLAEQDEE; from the coding sequence ATGGATCACGGCGAAAACAACATTACAGTAGTAGACGAAAACGGCAACGAACAACTATGCGAAGTACTTTTCACATTTGACTCTGATGAATTTGGCAAGTCATATGTGCTTTATTACCCAGTAGGTGCGGAGGATAACGACGACGAAGAAATCGAAATCCACGCGTCAGCATTCACACCGTCAGAAGACAACGAAGACGGCGAACTAATGCCAATCGAAACTGACGCAGAATGGGACATGATCGAAGAAATGCTAGAAACATTCCTTGCAGAGCAAGACGAAGAATAA
- the mltG gene encoding endolytic transglycosylase MltG, with the protein MSDEKNNKQDKKKLIAERLVEQQKEARIVRKIVFITAIVGILLIGAVGGGGYYYIKEALKPVDASSEKTINVNIPIGSSTTGIGKILEENGVIRDARVFKYYVKFKNEAGFMAGDYKMNPSMTLPEIISSLKTGKVMQEVVMKITIPEGKQLKQIAGIIAEKTQQNEEEIFKQLNDKEFITKMMGRYPDVLTEDILKENVKYPLEGYLFPATYPFYSERPTVEEIVTVMLTKTKEVLGEFRGQMEEREMTTHELMTMASLIEEEATDKVDRDKIASVFYNRLEDGMMLQTDPTVLYAHGEHKERVFYKDLEIDDPYNTYKIQGLPPGPIANPGVMSIEATLAPADTDDMYFLATSTGDVLFSKTLAEHNRKVNEHITNKK; encoded by the coding sequence ATGTCTGACGAAAAAAATAATAAACAAGATAAAAAGAAATTGATTGCTGAGAGGTTGGTCGAACAGCAAAAGGAAGCAAGGATTGTTAGGAAGATTGTATTCATCACGGCGATCGTTGGTATACTGCTCATCGGGGCAGTTGGCGGAGGCGGATATTATTATATTAAAGAAGCCCTTAAGCCAGTAGATGCATCCAGCGAGAAGACGATCAATGTCAATATCCCTATCGGCTCCTCTACTACAGGAATCGGAAAGATATTGGAGGAGAATGGTGTAATTCGGGATGCGAGGGTTTTCAAATACTATGTGAAATTTAAAAACGAAGCAGGTTTTATGGCCGGGGATTACAAAATGAATCCATCCATGACACTTCCGGAAATAATTTCGAGCTTGAAAACTGGTAAGGTCATGCAGGAAGTGGTCATGAAAATTACCATTCCTGAAGGAAAGCAGCTGAAGCAAATCGCTGGAATTATCGCGGAGAAGACTCAGCAAAACGAAGAAGAAATTTTCAAACAGCTGAACGATAAAGAGTTCATCACGAAAATGATGGGAAGATATCCTGACGTTCTGACGGAAGACATTTTAAAAGAAAATGTGAAGTATCCGCTTGAAGGCTATCTGTTCCCGGCAACTTATCCTTTCTATTCTGAAAGACCAACGGTCGAGGAAATCGTTACTGTCATGCTAACTAAAACTAAGGAAGTTCTCGGTGAATTCAGAGGACAGATGGAAGAAAGAGAAATGACGACGCATGAATTGATGACGATGGCATCACTCATTGAAGAAGAAGCGACTGATAAAGTTGACCGCGATAAAATCGCGAGCGTTTTCTATAATCGCCTGGAAGACGGTATGATGCTGCAAACAGACCCTACTGTTCTATATGCGCACGGAGAACATAAAGAACGGGTGTTTTATAAGGATCTTGAAATTGATGACCCTTATAATACCTATAAAATCCAGGGGTTGCCGCCAGGCCCAATCGCTAATCCAGGGGTAATGTCGATTGAAGCCACTCTGGCACCTGCCGACACAGATGATATGTATTTCCTTGCAACGTCAACAGGAGATGTGCTCTTCTCTAAAACACTTGCGGAACATAATCGCAAAGTGAATGAACACATCACGAACAAAAAATAA
- a CDS encoding YrzA family protein: MNFQFDLIEDKVEFFEAIDLKTLEQKINKQIEINKAIMLTVHHVSHQMHLDDKGRLFYSAVVHFKAKK; encoded by the coding sequence ATGAATTTCCAATTCGATTTAATTGAAGATAAGGTTGAATTTTTTGAAGCTATCGATTTGAAAACTTTGGAACAAAAAATCAATAAACAGATTGAAATTAATAAGGCGATCATGCTGACTGTCCATCATGTATCACATCAAATGCATCTAGATGATAAAGGAAGGCTGTTCTATTCAGCTGTTGTCCACTTCAAAGCAAAAAAATAA
- a CDS encoding peptidoglycan D,D-transpeptidase FtsI family protein, whose translation MRKKRMVAWISICIAAFGLLMLRLAQIQLIDTESFSKHEINLIEASVKQRSQEMVVDNGRGNFLDRSGAPLSYETSSVLVLFPFLKKMDWDADKVARTIGVSVYALKNAVEKSKEPFAFGDPDPMILTKSEMDIINEMEIPGVFAVERKYPLSKVPAAQLLGIIGENESLLRSRYGEKDLLPRTLIGISGLEKSFDEFLVAEGKSKLVYHVDGAGAPLFGINVKYIDPANPFYPINLQTSIDKELQILLEKKVDEHNISRGGVVLLDIETNSILAMVSRPDINRVNPFNGEGTENMMLKQHIPGSVFKTVVAAAAIDNGLDDPARKFDCSKTISGDPDLKYDHGMLNFMDSFAVSCNRTFGEVARELQEKDPNILEKYAEMLSITGGAGWKGDIFHLEDFEQLQDEEKGRVFLSDEARKDRNFAALSGIGQHEVRVSPLAVANMMATIARGGEKDMVRAVFSIQYQNGAKMTDFPKQKLEGEKISSFTAMKLQKLLREVVLNEEGTGRWFRDLPYTVAGKSGTAETGIYKEDKQLHNKWFAGYFPFEKPKYALVTVNLGVKENEGGVNPLFADIVKEVYEFNHADGPENN comes from the coding sequence ATGCGTAAAAAAAGAATGGTAGCCTGGATCTCCATTTGTATTGCTGCCTTTGGTCTGCTGATGTTACGGCTGGCACAGATTCAGCTAATTGATACAGAGTCCTTTTCCAAGCATGAAATCAATTTAATTGAAGCAAGTGTCAAGCAAAGATCACAGGAAATGGTCGTGGACAATGGAAGGGGAAACTTCCTTGACAGATCTGGAGCCCCATTATCCTATGAAACTTCGTCTGTTCTGGTGCTGTTTCCATTCTTGAAAAAAATGGACTGGGATGCTGACAAGGTCGCAAGGACTATCGGTGTATCTGTATACGCATTGAAAAATGCAGTAGAAAAGTCCAAGGAACCATTCGCTTTTGGTGACCCGGATCCGATGATATTGACAAAGAGTGAAATGGACATTATAAACGAGATGGAAATCCCCGGGGTATTTGCTGTTGAGCGAAAGTATCCATTGTCGAAAGTACCAGCTGCCCAGCTTCTCGGTATTATTGGAGAGAATGAATCGCTTCTGAGATCAAGGTATGGGGAAAAAGATTTATTGCCAAGGACTTTGATCGGTATCTCAGGGCTGGAAAAAAGCTTTGACGAATTCCTGGTTGCTGAAGGGAAATCAAAGCTGGTTTATCATGTTGACGGAGCGGGGGCACCATTATTTGGGATCAATGTAAAATACATAGACCCCGCAAATCCATTTTATCCAATCAACCTGCAGACATCGATAGACAAAGAGCTGCAGATACTCCTGGAGAAAAAAGTTGACGAGCATAACATCAGCAGAGGGGGTGTTGTGCTGCTGGATATTGAAACGAACAGCATACTGGCAATGGTTTCAAGACCAGACATTAACCGTGTAAACCCTTTTAATGGAGAGGGAACAGAAAATATGATGCTCAAGCAGCATATACCTGGTTCTGTCTTTAAAACGGTGGTTGCCGCGGCAGCAATTGATAATGGGCTTGATGATCCAGCCAGGAAGTTCGATTGCAGCAAGACGATCAGCGGGGATCCAGATTTGAAATATGACCATGGAATGCTAAATTTCATGGATAGCTTTGCAGTGAGTTGCAACAGGACTTTTGGAGAGGTAGCCCGGGAACTGCAAGAGAAGGACCCAAATATACTCGAAAAATACGCGGAGATGCTTTCCATCACAGGCGGTGCAGGGTGGAAGGGCGACATTTTCCATCTGGAAGATTTCGAACAGCTACAGGATGAAGAAAAGGGACGGGTATTTTTATCAGATGAAGCGAGGAAGGATCGAAATTTTGCAGCTTTATCAGGTATAGGCCAGCATGAAGTGAGGGTGTCTCCTCTCGCTGTTGCGAACATGATGGCTACGATCGCCAGAGGTGGAGAAAAAGACATGGTGAGGGCCGTTTTCTCCATCCAATACCAAAATGGTGCCAAAATGACTGACTTCCCAAAACAGAAGCTGGAAGGGGAAAAAATCTCATCATTTACAGCTATGAAGCTACAAAAGCTCCTACGAGAGGTCGTTTTGAATGAAGAAGGGACGGGGAGATGGTTCAGGGACTTGCCATATACGGTGGCAGGAAAATCCGGGACTGCCGAAACCGGAATATACAAAGAAGACAAGCAATTACACAATAAATGGTTTGCTGGATATTTTCCTTTTGAAAAACCAAAGTATGCACTAGTGACTGTCAACTTAGGGGTTAAGGAGAATGAAGGCGGGGTGAATCCTCTTTTTGCGGATATAGTAAAAGAGGTCTATGAATTTAACCATGCAGATGGTCCTGAAAATAACTGA